A genomic window from Brassica oleracea var. oleracea cultivar TO1000 chromosome C8, BOL, whole genome shotgun sequence includes:
- the LOC106310810 gene encoding 4-substituted benzoates-glutamate ligase GH3.12-like, whose product MVGVSVLQTSKIANMSLGCDFSVLEELISNAKKIQDNVLDKILKTNANTEYLHRFLEGSSDKELFRKNVPVVSYEDVKPYIDRVANGEPSDIISGEPITTFNRSSGTSSGNQKIYPTNNIYFENLLFGYALSSVVMSKHVDGYKQGKMMIFRFTHQISPTPCGLPIAPALTSFTKSKYYSRMAKNSTSPYVVALCPDPKQSMYCQLLCGLVQRDEVVSVGTTFPSVLVQIVHFLENYWKELSSNIRSGHVSDWITDLSCRDSVSIILGEPNAELADLIEKECRQESWQGIITRLWPKTKCIETIVTGTMSQHIPALDYYSNKLPLVSKVYASSEAFYGLNLNPLSKPQHVSYTFLPNMSYFEFIHVDADGEATSEIVDLVDVKLGDYYEPLVTNYSGLHRCKVGDILQVTGFYNNTPQFRFVRRKNTVLCVDVEPTTEEDISKALARATVVLESSDLILTGFTCYGDISTVPGHYVFYVELKAKVNNGTNVLQLDNKVLVECCCVMEESLSSLYRRLRGDEGSIGALEIRVVQKGTFDSLMEFFVSRGSSISQYKTPICIKSAEALQVLEDKVLARFFSDRSPTL is encoded by the exons ATGGTTGGTGTTAGTGTGTTACAGACATCAAAAATAGCAAATATGAGTCTAGGCTGTGATTTCTCTGTTCTGGAAGAGCTTATTTCAAATGCCAAGAAAATTCAAGATAATGTATTGGACAAGATACTCAAAACTAACGCAAACACAGAGTACCTACACCGTTTTCTCGAGGGAAGCTCTGACAAAGAGTTGTTTAGAAAGAATGTACCAGTGGTGAGCTATGAAGATGTTAAGCCTTATATCGATCGTGTGGCAAACGGAGAACCCTCCGACATCATTTCGGGAGAACCCATTACTACGTTTAACCGAAG CTCTGGAACTTCAAGTGGCAATCAAAAGATATATCCTACGAACAACATCTACTTTGAGAATCTGCTATTCGGCTATGCACTAAGCTCTGTCGTTATGTCCAA GCATGTAGATGGTTATAAGCAAGGAAAGATGATGATATTTAGGTTCACTCACCAGATATCCCCAACTCCTTGTGGTTTGCCTATTGCTCCCGCGCTAACGAGCTTCACAAAGAGCAAATATTATTCAAGGATGGCAAAAAATAGTACAAGCCCATATGTGGTCGCACTGTGTCCGGATCCCAAACAGAGTATGTACTGTCAACTTCTATGTGGTCTTGTCCAGAGAGACGAGGTTGTAAGTGTCGGCACTACGTTCCCCTCTGTCTTGGTTCAAATAGTCCATTTTCTTGAAAATTACTGGAAAGAGTTGTCTAGTAATATCCGATCTGGTCATGTCAGCGACTGGATCACCGACCTTAGTTGTAGAGATTCTGTCTCTATCATCCTTGGAGAACCAAATGCTGAATTGGCAGATTTAATCGAAAAAGAATGCAGACAAGAATCTTGGCAAGGTATCATTACAAGACTTTGGCCCAAAACCAAATGCATTGAAACTATTGTTACAGGTACTATGTCTCAACACATCCCAGCACTGGATTATTACTCTAATAAACTGCCTCTAGTTTCCAAAGTTTATGCATCCTCTGAAGCATTTTACGGGTTAAATTTGAATCCTCTAAGCAAACCACAACATGTGTCCTACACATTCCTACCCAACATGTCATATTTCGAGTTCATACATGTTGATGCCGATGGAGAAGCCACAAGCGAGATTGTTGATCTTGTGGATGTGAAGTTAGGTGACTACTATGAGCCCTTGGTCACAAACTATTCCG GTTTACACAGATGTAAAGTGGGAGATATTTTACAGGTCACTGGGTTTTACAATAACACACCACAATTCAGATTCGTACGTAGAAAAAATACGGTTTTATGCGTCGATGTAGAGCCAACAACTGAAGAAGATATTTCAAAGGCGTTGGCTCGTGCAACAGTCGTTCTTGAATCTTCGGATTTGATTTTGACAGGGTTCACATGCTATGGTGACATCTCCACTGTACCGGGTCACTACGTCTTTTACGTGGAACTCAAAGCCAAAGTCAACAATGGCACCAACGTTCTACAACTTGATAACAAGGTGTTGGTGGAGTGTTGTTGTGTCATGGAGGAATCATTGAGTAGTCTTTATAGGAGACTTAGGGGAGATGAGGGATCGATTGGAGCTCTAGAGATAAGGGTTGTGCAAAAAGGAACGTTTGATTCTCTCATGGAGTTCTTTGTCTCGCGAGGTTCTTCTATATCTCAATACAAGACACCTATATGCATAAAGTCTGCTGAGGCTTTACAGGTTCTTGAAGACAAGGTTCTTGCTCGGTTCTTCAGCGACAGATCCCCTACTCTCTGA